The genomic stretch CTTTAAGGGACGGGCCTTAGAAGCAGAAGGGGAGGATCTTAGGTTCTGAAGAAGTCTGGGTGAGGACCCTGAGAATAGACTGAGGGGAACGTGGATCCCATCACAGTGGGCTCAGGGAGCACATAGGGTGGGATGAGCACATGCCGCATTTCCTGACATCCAGGTGTCAGAGAGACTGGGGACCCGCTATAGGCGGCAGGGCCTCGGGTGGGCAGAGAGGAGAATTCCCGGTCCTGTGGGGTAACCAGTGGAGGTCCCTGATGCGGGACTAGGAGACCCTTGACCTCAAAGAAAGCTGTCTCTGTTGTCGGTCCTCGGAGACGGCGAGGTAGAATGAGAACAACAGGCATGGTCTGACGTCCTGACATCCGGGTCTCAGAGAGACGGGGCACGTGGTATAAAGGGGCGGGGCCTCagttggggagaggagaggatcTCTACTCCGAGCCAAGGTAAGGCCCTGAGGAAGGACTAAAGCGACCCCCAGGGAGGACTGATGGAGCCCCACAGATCCCTGCCCCTGTCATCTGCCCTGCGAGACCCTGGGGTGAGAAGAGCACACTATACCTGTCCTGACTTTCTGACATCCGGGTCTCAAGAGGGACTGGGGACCTGGTGTGAGGAGCCGGGCCTCAAAATGGGGGAGGACAGAGCCCCGGTCCTACCGGGAGTCAAGGTGAGGACCCTGATGGGGGAATGAGCGGAGCGGGACCCCAGAACTGAGGGGACCCTAGTAGTCCCCAGGCAGGACGACCTCGTGCCGCACTTCCTGACATCGGGTCTCAGAGAGACTGGGGACCGGGTGAGAGCGGCGGGCCTCAAAATGGAGGACGGGCCAATTCCAGGTTCTGCCTGGAATCCAGGCTCCAGGTGGGGAACGACTGAGGCAGTTAGACCCCAACACAGGGTGGGATCCTTGCCTTTGATGGGGGTCTTAGAGGTCCCAGAGCGGGTTGAGCAGGATGCGCAGTTTGTCGACCTCTGGCTTAGGGGCTTCAGGAGATGAGGTGCTCAGCCGGAGGGTGGAGGCTTCAGATCCACAGAGGGTGGACTCCTCGGACAGAGCCGAACGCACCCTTGTGGTCAGTGCTGGGAGTCCAGGCTGGACGTGAGCTGGGGACCGAGCATCTCCCCAGCCTAGGACCCGCGGAAGGCCCTGGGCAGGTGCCACCACATGTGGGGCCCCTTAGCGCTTTCCCTTCAAACTCGGGTCTTGTTCTGAGTTACTCTGCAGGCCCCCAAAGGGCAGGGTCCAGGCCGTGGCAGGGGAAAGGTGGGCACTACAAGGGAGCTACAAGGGGACCACTTCCCCCACAATTCGTGGGGGGGAGCCTCAGAGTCCAGGGCTGTGCCACAATCTACCCCCAAGGGGCCCCCTCCATTTTTCTCACAGGGGTTCCAGGAACCAGGAGCAGAGGTCTGAGGCCTGTGTCCAGACATCAGAGAAAAGAGGAGGTCCAAGCAGTACCAGGAGTCAAGGTGAGGAGGGTGCCATGAATGAGCACCAGGGGCTCCCCATCCCAGAACAGAGGTGACCCCACAAATCCCTAATCCCCCCACCGTGTCAGCCCCAGAACCTCTGGCTGTGTTGGCTGCACCCAGGAGAGCCACTGCCCTTCCTCCTTTGGGTAGCAGGGGGTCAGACTGCCCAGGAGGAGGGCCCGTGTGAGGCCGAGAGCACCCCTCAAGAGGAGACCTATAAGTGGCCTGTGTTGACCACCCAGGGTATATTTCTTAGCTGAGGCCTATGGTCCACAATGTCCCCTGCCTCACTCCTGTCTGTGCTTTGATCCCAGGCATCGTGCTCGTGGTCGAGATGAGTGAGCAGAGGAAGCCCAAGAAAGACCTTCAGGACCCAGGCGAGGCCCAGGGCCCAGAGGAAGCACAGCTCttgggggctgagggaggggaggctgcaaCCCCCTCGGCCTCCTCCCGCCCAGTCTCTTCGTGCTCCGCTGAGGAGGCCTTGCCCCAGGAAGCTCTGAATAAAATGGTGGCTAACATGGTGACGTTCCTGCTCTGCAAGTATCGAGCCAAGGAGCCAACCACCGATGCCGAATTGATGAATACGGTCCTCGGGGATAACCAAAAGTACTACCCAGTGGTCTTCCGCCAAGCGGTTGAGTGCGTTCTGCTGGTCTTTGGTGTAGATGTGAGGCGGTTAAACACTGCACCCATCTACGTCATGgttccctccctgggcctcacctGTGATATAATACAGGAAAGTGGGCAGGGCCTGCCCAAGGCCGGCCTCCTGGTGGTGGTCCTCAGCCTGATCCTCCAGAATAGGGATTGCAGCCCTGAGGAGGAGATCTGGGGAGCACTCAGCAAGATGGGGGTGTGTGCTTTGAGGGAGCACCCCATCTATGGGGAGCCCAGGGAGCTGCTGACCCAAGTGTGGGTGCGGGAGGGGTACCTGGAGTACCGGCAGGTGCCTGACAGCGACCCTGCTCGCTTCGAGTTCCTGTGGGGTCCCCGGGCCTTTGCGGAGACCAGCAAGGAGAAATTCACGGAGTATCTGCTCAGGGTCAACCGAAGGGCTTTTAGGTCCTTCCCACTCCCTTCTGCAGAGGCtgtgagggaggaggaagaggggtcCTGAGCCAGAGCAGCAGCCAGGCTGATCCTTCCCTCTGTAAATGAAAAGGGAGTGGTCAGCCTTCTCAGGAGTGATGGCCTGGGCCACTTGGGGAACCCAGTGTGCAGCATTTTTAGGTTCCTGTTCTCTGCGATGACATGGAGActgatctctgttttctttaggaatttttcaAATGTGTCTTTCAGCATAAGGCTTAATAAACTTCGGTATCTAACTTTGTGAATGACATTGATCACACGTGTATTTGTACTTACCAATTTAAGGA from Bubalus bubalis isolate 160015118507 breed Murrah chromosome X, NDDB_SH_1, whole genome shotgun sequence encodes the following:
- the LOC102416019 gene encoding melanoma-associated antigen 9-like, translated to MSEQRKPKKDLQDPGEAQGPEEAQLLGAEGGEAATPSASSRPVSSCSAEEALPQEALNKMVANMVTFLLCKYRAKEPTTDAELMNTVLGDNQKYYPVVFRQAVECVLLVFGVDVRRLNTAPIYVMVPSLGLTCDIIQESGQGLPKAGLLVVVLSLILQNRDCSPEEEIWGALSKMGVCALREHPIYGEPRELLTQVWVREGYLEYRQVPDSDPARFEFLWGPRAFAETSKEKFTEYLLRVNRRAFRSFPLPSAEAVREEEEGS